From Lolium perenne isolate Kyuss_39 chromosome 5, Kyuss_2.0, whole genome shotgun sequence, a single genomic window includes:
- the LOC127304777 gene encoding citrate-binding protein-like, with product MTPGMLNLCVQLALVLALSVSTHGASAADYCDPTTGFVTVPLNDTQLPVQSPYDLPLNQRYEFVNSMRRLWVYCSDKPHSTTSHTKPRTEIRMQTYSSGVWQFEGYAYVPGGTSGVSIMQVFGAAKHATTLMLHVYNGALRYYDMQVVEGGIYDRWFRLNVIHDVGGNGTLAVFIDGEERLRVAGRGGHEHYFKFGVYAQSNPSHYMESRWRDVRLFTKPAY from the exons ATGACTCCTGGCATGCTCAATCTCTGTGTGCAGCTCGCCCTCGTCCTGGCTCTGTCAGTCTCCACGCACGGGGCTAGCGCCGCCGACTACTGCGACCCTACCACCGGCTTCGTCACCGTGCCGCTCAACGACACGCAGCTCCCGGTGCAGAGTCCGTACGACCTGCCGCTGAATCAACGGTACGAGTTCGTGAACAGCATGCGGCGGCTGTGGGTGTACTGCAGCGACAAGCCTCACAGCACCACCAGCCACACCAAGCCTCGAACAGAGATCCGCATG CAAACGTACAGCTCCGGCGTGTGGCAGTTCGAAGGCTACGCCTACGTCCCCGGCGGCACCTCCGGGGTGTCCATCATGCAGGTGTTCGGCGCGGCGAAGCACGCGACGACGCTGATGCTGCACGTCTACAACGGCGCGCTGCGGTACTACGACATGCAGGTCGTCGAGGGCGGCATCTACGACCGGTGGTTCCGGCTCAACGTGATCCACGACGTCGGCGGCAACGGGACGCTGGCCGTGTTCATCGACGGCGAGGAGCGGCTGCGCGTGGCGGGGCGTGGCGGCCACGAGCACTACTTCAAGTTCGGAGTGTACGCGCAGAGCAACCCCTCGCACTACATGG